The following coding sequences are from one SAR86 cluster bacterium window:
- a CDS encoding peroxiredoxin: MKVKINKKVPNFNVSVTGKDRLNSKDLLGKKVVIYFYPKDNTPGCTTEGENFRDFYPQFKKLNTEIYGVSRESIKSHENFIDKYSFPFELISDPDESLCNLFDVIKEKSMYGKKYMGIERSTFLIDEKGKLVKEWRKVKIPGHVEEVLESISSSS, translated from the coding sequence ATGAAAGTTAAAATTAATAAAAAAGTTCCAAATTTTAATGTCTCTGTAACAGGAAAGGATCGATTGAATTCTAAAGATTTACTGGGAAAAAAAGTTGTCATTTACTTTTATCCAAAAGACAACACACCGGGCTGCACAACTGAAGGTGAAAATTTTCGTGACTTCTATCCTCAATTTAAAAAATTAAATACTGAAATTTATGGTGTTTCGAGAGAAAGCATTAAATCTCATGAAAATTTTATCGATAAATATAGTTTTCCTTTTGAATTGATTTCTGACCCTGACGAGTCATTATGTAATTTATTTGATGTGATTAAAGAAAAAAGCATGTACGGAAAAAAATACATGGGGATAGAAAGGAGTACATTTCTTATTGATGAAAAAGGAAAGCTAGTTAAGGAATGGAGAAAAGTAAAGATTCCTGGTCACGTGGAAGAAGTTCTAGAATCAATCAGTTCCAGCAGCTAA
- a CDS encoding AI-2E family transporter yields the protein MFNFLKNFFDTYFFKEEQYVALLLIIISLVLIYFIGSLITPFFVALLIAYLLNGAMNYFKYRGVSNNLSLFLAFLIFTVFYVSIFLILPLITSQIGSLINELPAIASYVEKLAQGLLLEYPELFSQSQVDSLAGSVTSFLPTIAEQILIQMNAGFSAAMNALIYIILIPFFVFFFLKDKKEMIGYATYFLPKNSKLLSTLWRDLNVQLFGYVRGKALEMIIVGVVTSIVFELIGVNYSILLGIMVGLSVLVPLFGAIIVTIPVVAIGLFQYGLDTTFFIFLGSYLVIQTLDGNFLFPLLLGREVNLHPVLIILAILIFGGIWGFWGLLLAVPIATFIRAIFRVWPKNELVPLFGAIIVTIPVVAIGLFQYGLDTTFFIFLGSYLVIQTLDGNFLFPLLLGREVNLHPVLIILAILIFGGIWGFWGLLLAVPIATFIRAIFRVWPKNELAAGTD from the coding sequence ATGTTTAATTTTTTGAAAAATTTCTTTGATACTTACTTTTTCAAAGAAGAACAATACGTAGCTCTTCTGCTTATAATCATATCTCTTGTTTTAATTTATTTTATTGGCAGCCTTATAACACCTTTCTTTGTAGCTTTATTAATAGCTTATTTACTCAATGGAGCGATGAATTATTTTAAATATAGAGGCGTATCGAATAATTTATCTTTATTTTTGGCTTTTTTAATATTTACAGTATTTTATGTTTCAATCTTTTTGATTTTACCTCTCATAACTTCCCAGATTGGATCTCTAATAAACGAGTTACCAGCGATAGCAAGTTATGTTGAAAAACTTGCTCAAGGGTTGCTTCTTGAGTACCCAGAATTGTTCTCTCAGAGTCAAGTAGATAGCTTAGCTGGAAGTGTCACTTCTTTTCTTCCGACTATAGCTGAACAAATTCTTATTCAAATGAACGCAGGATTTTCAGCAGCAATGAATGCATTGATTTATATTATTTTGATTCCCTTTTTTGTTTTCTTTTTTTTGAAAGATAAAAAAGAAATGATTGGTTATGCGACTTATTTCTTGCCAAAAAATTCTAAACTTTTATCTACTTTGTGGAGAGATTTAAATGTTCAGTTGTTTGGTTACGTGAGGGGAAAAGCTCTTGAGATGATTATTGTTGGAGTTGTGACATCAATTGTATTCGAGCTAATAGGAGTAAATTATTCTATTTTGCTTGGTATTATGGTTGGACTATCTGTTTTAGTTCCTTTATTTGGAGCAATAATTGTGACGATTCCAGTTGTAGCTATTGGACTCTTTCAATATGGTTTAGACACAACTTTTTTTATTTTTTTAGGAAGTTATTTAGTAATCCAAACTTTAGATGGAAATTTTCTTTTTCCACTCTTGCTAGGCCGAGAGGTTAATCTCCATCCAGTATTAATTATTCTAGCAATATTAATATTTGGAGGTATTTGGGGTTTTTGGGGGCTACTATTAGCGGTTCCTATAGCTACATTTATTAGGGCGATATTTAGGGTTTGGCCAAAAAATGAGTTAGTTCCTTTATTTGGAGCAATAATTGTGACGATTCCAGTTGTAGCTATTGGACTCTTTCAATATGGTTTAGACACAACTTTTTTTATTTTTTTAGGAAGTTATTTAGTAATCCAAACTTTAGATGGAAATTTTCTTTTTCCACTCTTGCTAGGCCGAGAGGTTAATCTCCATCCAGTATTAATTATTCTAGCAATATTAATATTTGGAGGTATTTGGGGTTTTTGGGGGCTACTATTAGCGGTTCCTATAGCTACATTTATTAGGGCGATATTTAGGGTTTGGCCAAAAAATGAGTTAGCTGCTGGAACTGATTGA
- a CDS encoding M48 family metalloprotease — MKYFYLFLLISFSTTSFNQTEDNLPLLGDPSSAAISLSGEYELGRLWLSIFRSSVKEYEDPLTTTYLEDLIYRISETSEVRDRRYEFVIVDDESINAFAAPGGIIGVNKGMFLKTDFESEFASVMCHELAHLSQRHFARSQSQMTALGNALLILGSVAVAAASGSPEGIYLGPALIQQLSINYTRSNEREADRIGFNNLVRAGFDPKGMSSMFQKLQKSRGNNDEEYSYLMSHPLPKERITDARLRESEIKKENEYRDSLDFYLIKARSIVSSSSNVRDLIKGYQNILSSNLDQKSIIAAEYGLVLSYKKLKNFPVAFKALRNLLDQLPDNLIFQTTLMELHLAEENNFEAVSVGETLLGLNQDNYAISKILARAYLQNNQPKDAEGILIELSRNKPSDPSVWYELAEAQGLSGNILGLHRSRAEFFMLTGRYDAAIFQLREALKLSKNFFEIRESIVSRLEDIFETKKALRELS, encoded by the coding sequence ATGAAATATTTTTATTTATTTTTACTTATATCTTTTTCTACGACTTCTTTTAATCAGACTGAAGATAATCTGCCTTTATTGGGGGATCCTTCGTCTGCAGCAATTTCATTATCTGGTGAATACGAACTTGGTCGACTTTGGCTTTCAATCTTTAGATCTTCTGTAAAAGAGTATGAAGACCCATTAACGACTACTTATTTGGAAGACCTGATATATAGAATTTCTGAAACTAGTGAAGTAAGAGATAGAAGGTATGAATTTGTAATAGTAGATGATGAATCTATAAATGCTTTCGCCGCTCCTGGTGGAATCATTGGTGTTAATAAAGGTATGTTTTTAAAAACTGACTTTGAATCTGAGTTTGCGTCTGTGATGTGTCATGAATTGGCACATTTGAGCCAAAGACATTTCGCAAGGTCTCAATCTCAAATGACAGCCCTAGGTAATGCCCTGCTTATTCTAGGTAGTGTTGCCGTTGCTGCAGCTTCAGGAAGTCCCGAAGGGATTTACTTAGGCCCCGCTTTGATCCAACAACTCTCGATTAACTACACTAGAAGCAATGAAAGAGAAGCGGATAGAATTGGTTTTAACAATTTAGTTAGAGCAGGTTTTGATCCAAAAGGCATGTCAAGCATGTTTCAGAAACTTCAAAAATCTAGGGGTAATAATGATGAAGAATATTCTTATTTAATGAGTCATCCGCTTCCAAAAGAGAGAATAACAGATGCTAGACTTAGAGAATCAGAAATCAAAAAAGAAAACGAGTACAGAGATTCGCTAGATTTTTATTTAATAAAAGCTAGATCAATCGTTTCCTCCTCATCTAACGTAAGAGATCTTATCAAAGGATATCAGAATATTCTTTCTTCAAACCTTGATCAAAAATCAATAATTGCAGCAGAGTACGGACTTGTACTTTCTTATAAAAAATTAAAAAATTTTCCAGTTGCTTTTAAAGCGTTAAGAAATTTACTTGATCAACTTCCCGATAATCTAATTTTTCAGACAACACTTATGGAGTTACATTTAGCTGAAGAAAATAATTTCGAGGCCGTATCTGTCGGCGAGACTTTACTTGGTTTAAATCAAGATAATTATGCCATTTCAAAAATTTTAGCTAGAGCTTATTTACAAAACAACCAACCAAAAGACGCTGAAGGCATTTTAATAGAATTAAGTAGAAATAAGCCTTCTGATCCTTCAGTTTGGTACGAACTTGCAGAAGCACAAGGTTTATCCGGCAATATTCTTGGTTTACACAGATCCCGTGCTGAGTTTTTCATGTTAACAGGAAGATATGACGCAGCAATTTTCCAGCTAAGAGAGGCTCTGAAACTTTCAAAAAATTTTTTTGAAATTAGAGAATCTATCGTTAGTAGGCTCGAAGATATATTTGAAACAAAAAAAGCTTTGAGAGAATTATCTTAA
- a CDS encoding histidine triad nucleotide-binding protein, with product MDKSIFEKIIDREIPSEILFEDSQCIVIKDIAPKAPVHLLIIPKKPISKLSESSDEDTQLLGHLLKIVRNMAKKEGIDEAFNVIINNGEKAGQTVFHLHIHLLGGGNIEIPNDLKTN from the coding sequence ATGGATAAATCAATCTTTGAAAAAATAATTGATAGAGAAATTCCTTCTGAAATTTTGTTTGAAGATTCCCAATGTATTGTCATTAAAGATATCGCACCTAAAGCCCCAGTTCATTTATTAATTATTCCAAAAAAACCTATATCGAAGTTATCAGAGAGTTCAGATGAAGATACCCAGCTTTTAGGGCATTTATTAAAAATTGTTAGAAATATGGCTAAAAAAGAAGGAATTGATGAAGCTTTTAATGTAATCATTAATAATGGGGAAAAAGCGGGCCAGACTGTTTTCCATCTTCATATTCATTTGCTTGGAGGCGGAAATATAGAAATTCCTAATGATTTAAAAACAAACTAA
- a CDS encoding CrcB family protein — translation MSYLLIFVGGGLGAGSRFFLTNLFNNFSILGFASGTLIINILGCFLIGFLMNDNLNFSKHIQFFFGIGFLGSFTTFSAFTKEAILFYEQIGVFASIIYFMMSIVFCLLASYVSYKFF, via the coding sequence ATGAGTTATTTGTTGATATTTGTTGGAGGAGGTCTTGGAGCTGGATCGAGATTTTTCTTAACTAACCTTTTCAATAACTTCTCAATTCTTGGGTTCGCTTCAGGTACATTGATTATCAATATATTGGGCTGTTTTCTCATAGGTTTTTTGATGAATGACAACCTCAATTTTTCAAAACATATACAGTTTTTTTTTGGAATTGGATTTCTCGGTTCTTTTACGACTTTTTCTGCTTTCACGAAAGAGGCAATTCTTTTCTACGAACAAATTGGAGTTTTTGCAAGTATCATATACTTTATGATGAGTATCGTTTTTTGTTTACTAGCAAGCTATGTAAGCTATAAATTTTTTTAA
- a CDS encoding tetratricopeptide repeat protein: MILSIFTLSSLGLAQQKNESFEILLEKLIKLEEEIANLSNSIDQNSYELSRIEEANQLRYIDLDRRIHQLETLILLSEADSEVLEESETRDENPLSGLTDNTETEEEFALWSNSLRLIENSRYSEAAENLRLLIMSYPEGEYVVEAYFYLADIYLLQQMFQDSLETFNSLLINFPENERAPESFYKIGLIFLELEDQVKAISNFNNVIQNYPDSTAAILSEQELVKLNN, from the coding sequence TTGATCCTTTCTATATTTACTCTTTCGAGTTTAGGCTTAGCTCAACAGAAAAATGAATCTTTTGAAATTTTATTAGAAAAGTTAATTAAACTCGAAGAGGAAATCGCTAATTTATCAAATAGTATCGATCAAAATTCTTATGAGTTGTCACGAATAGAAGAAGCGAATCAACTTAGATATATTGATTTAGATAGACGCATACATCAACTTGAAACATTAATTTTATTATCCGAAGCAGACTCTGAAGTTTTAGAAGAAAGTGAAACAAGAGATGAAAATCCTCTTTCAGGACTTACAGATAATACCGAAACTGAAGAAGAATTCGCGCTCTGGTCAAATTCTTTAAGGTTAATAGAAAACTCTAGATACTCCGAAGCAGCAGAAAATTTAAGGCTATTGATAATGTCTTATCCTGAAGGGGAATATGTAGTTGAAGCTTATTTTTATTTAGCTGATATTTATCTCTTGCAACAAATGTTTCAAGATTCCTTAGAAACCTTCAATTCCCTTTTAATAAATTTTCCTGAAAATGAAAGGGCACCGGAATCATTTTATAAAATTGGATTAATTTTTCTTGAATTAGAAGATCAAGTAAAGGCTATAAGTAATTTTAATAATGTTATACAAAATTATCCTGATTCGACTGCAGCTATTCTCTCCGAACAAGAATTAGTTAAACTTAATAATTGA
- a CDS encoding OmpA family protein: MRINKNFLMLFFITFFIGCATTVSDTVSTTDYLGIDGIDYDEADKIKTSLQEKVYFDFDKSALSNSTKEVLSKYVEESKKASIIRLEGHCDERGTREYNLALGEKRAIEVKNYLIIQGVPSSKIKIISYGEEKPISFGSTEDDWKQNRRVEIALF; the protein is encoded by the coding sequence ATGAGAATTAACAAGAATTTTTTAATGCTATTTTTTATAACCTTTTTTATAGGTTGTGCTACCACAGTGAGTGATACTGTAAGCACAACAGATTATCTAGGAATTGATGGTATTGACTATGACGAAGCGGATAAAATAAAAACAAGTCTTCAAGAAAAAGTCTATTTCGATTTCGATAAAAGTGCTTTGAGTAACTCTACTAAAGAAGTTCTCTCCAAATACGTCGAAGAATCAAAAAAAGCCAGTATTATCAGATTAGAAGGACATTGTGATGAGAGGGGAACTAGGGAATACAATCTAGCTTTAGGAGAAAAAAGGGCGATAGAAGTAAAAAACTATCTAATAATTCAAGGAGTTCCCTCATCAAAAATAAAAATCATAAGTTATGGAGAAGAGAAGCCAATAAGTTTTGGCTCAACTGAAGACGATTGGAAACAAAACCGAAGAGTTGAAATAGCCTTATTCTAG
- the tolB gene encoding Tol-Pal system beta propeller repeat protein TolB, translating to MIVKFSFFVLIYFASFDVQAKLQIEIIKGTEKLPNIAVVPFMNIENNKFNFQIRDLINEKLNLFGEFELLPSEKMLSYPTKVEDFFFRDWKLLSSDYVVFGNITSLDKTVNINYFVSDINLERIVLNGDVNGSKEEIELITKIISDRVYESITGLKGIFNTKLAYILNPGPEEYSICVSDIDGKNEEILFSSNSPLMSPDWSPDGKKLAYVSFEKGFAEIFIQNLVTGQRETIPTLGMSKSAPVWSPDSKYLAFVISMSGNPDIYIYNLKTKKITRLTDHYGIDTEPAWSPNGKRLLFTSNRSGSPQIFEVKISNKRVKRLTMEGNYNARSRFFPNGNNIVLVHGNNGVFHIATKNLKNKFINIVTKTSLDESPTISPNGHIIIYSAKKDEQGYLAGITVDKKSKFQLPVKLGSIREPAWSPFLN from the coding sequence ATGATTGTAAAATTTTCCTTTTTTGTTTTAATTTATTTTGCTTCTTTCGACGTACAAGCTAAATTGCAGATTGAAATCATCAAAGGGACTGAAAAGCTTCCAAATATTGCCGTAGTACCTTTTATGAATATTGAGAATAATAAATTTAATTTCCAAATTAGAGATTTAATTAACGAAAAATTAAATCTTTTTGGAGAGTTTGAATTATTACCATCCGAGAAGATGCTTTCTTATCCCACAAAAGTAGAGGATTTTTTCTTTAGAGACTGGAAACTTCTCTCTTCAGACTATGTTGTTTTTGGAAATATTACTTCTTTAGATAAAACCGTTAACATTAATTACTTTGTTTCAGACATTAATTTAGAAAGAATTGTCTTAAATGGAGACGTAAACGGCAGCAAAGAAGAAATTGAACTCATTACAAAAATTATAAGTGATAGAGTTTATGAAAGCATTACAGGCCTGAAAGGCATATTCAATACAAAACTAGCTTATATTTTGAATCCTGGTCCAGAGGAATACAGTATTTGCGTATCTGATATAGATGGGAAAAATGAAGAAATTTTATTTTCATCTAATTCACCCTTAATGTCGCCAGATTGGTCACCGGATGGAAAAAAACTTGCTTACGTGTCTTTTGAAAAAGGTTTTGCAGAGATATTTATTCAAAACCTTGTCACTGGCCAAAGAGAAACAATTCCAACTCTTGGAATGAGTAAAAGTGCTCCCGTTTGGTCTCCAGATTCTAAATATTTAGCATTTGTAATCTCAATGTCAGGAAACCCAGATATTTATATTTATAATTTAAAGACTAAAAAAATAACTCGCCTTACTGATCATTATGGTATCGACACTGAGCCGGCATGGTCTCCCAATGGAAAGCGACTATTGTTTACTTCAAATCGATCAGGAAGTCCTCAGATTTTTGAAGTTAAGATCTCTAATAAAAGAGTCAAAAGATTGACGATGGAAGGAAATTACAATGCAAGATCAAGATTTTTTCCAAATGGAAATAATATTGTTCTGGTACATGGGAATAATGGAGTCTTTCACATTGCGACAAAAAATCTTAAAAATAAGTTTATTAATATTGTTACAAAAACTTCTTTAGATGAATCTCCAACAATTTCACCCAATGGACATATTATTATTTACTCTGCCAAAAAAGATGAGCAAGGATATTTAGCTGGAATTACTGTGGATAAAAAATCTAAATTTCAGCTTCCTGTAAAATTAGGCTCTATTAGAGAGCCTGCTTGGTCTCCTTTTTTGAACTAA
- a CDS encoding TonB C-terminal domain-containing protein: protein MINYQLGFVFSLLGHVLILLVITLDFSIFLPKEKIFEVIPIGFVQEKREENKIKGSSEIISLLDLEKKEINTPFKKNLESQPNNSNLSISAKETLENLELNKNLKTINLIQAKFINLWNKPSVLNENIQASIKLTLSPSGEILSSSLISSSGNKKFDESALKAVSKVNFLTELSEIKRTDFEKYFREITLVFKS from the coding sequence ATGATTAATTATCAGTTAGGTTTTGTTTTCTCTCTATTAGGACATGTACTCATTTTGCTGGTCATAACTTTAGATTTTTCAATTTTTCTCCCTAAGGAGAAGATTTTCGAAGTAATTCCAATTGGTTTTGTACAAGAAAAAAGAGAAGAAAATAAAATCAAAGGTTCTTCCGAAATAATTTCTTTATTAGATTTAGAAAAAAAAGAAATAAATACTCCTTTTAAGAAAAACTTAGAGAGTCAGCCTAATAATTCTAATTTATCGATTTCAGCGAAAGAAACCCTCGAAAATCTTGAATTAAATAAAAATCTCAAGACTATAAATTTGATTCAAGCAAAATTTATTAATCTGTGGAACAAACCATCTGTTTTGAATGAAAATATCCAGGCTTCAATCAAACTTACTTTGTCTCCTTCAGGAGAAATACTTTCATCATCTTTAATAAGTTCAAGTGGAAATAAAAAATTTGATGAATCTGCTTTAAAGGCAGTCTCAAAAGTTAATTTTTTAACTGAGTTATCGGAAATAAAAAGGACTGACTTTGAAAAATACTTTAGGGAAATAACTTTGGTATTTAAGTCATGA
- a CDS encoding ExbD/TolR family protein, whose translation MRANNPKKYLAEINVIPYVDIMLVLLLIFMVTAPFIIQGINVDLPKVDSAPIDDFENNSLTISINSSGKYYLELDTFKDQELTLEKIENELKKIITSNKIEVFIRADSQVIFDDVAKLMSSLQKLKPNSINFLTEPEND comes from the coding sequence ATGAGAGCCAATAACCCTAAGAAATATCTTGCCGAAATTAATGTGATTCCCTATGTAGATATCATGTTGGTTTTACTTCTTATATTTATGGTGACTGCGCCTTTTATTATTCAGGGAATAAATGTTGATCTGCCAAAAGTAGATTCAGCACCAATAGACGATTTTGAAAATAATTCTTTGACAATATCTATCAATAGTTCAGGCAAATATTATTTAGAGCTTGATACTTTCAAAGATCAAGAGTTAACTTTAGAAAAAATTGAAAACGAATTAAAAAAAATTATAACTAGTAATAAAATCGAAGTTTTTATAAGAGCGGATTCTCAAGTAATTTTTGATGATGTAGCAAAATTAATGTCTTCTTTGCAAAAGTTAAAACCTAACTCAATTAATTTTCTCACAGAACCAGAAAATGATTAA
- the tolQ gene encoding protein TolQ, with translation MAFEIDLISLFFQASLVVKLVLITLLIISFVSWWFIVEKYITFKRAERDIYEFNKIFWTNNDLEKIFTKLQRKEKLIGLEQVFVSGFKEFSKKAKKPPNLDQIKKILEITISRCEEEFSKRLPFLSTAASVSPYIGLFGTVWGIMNAFGGLSQLTQVSITVVAPGISEALIATALGLFAAIPALVSYNWNLNKINSFVNEYSNFSEELIIIFSNQIDESQ, from the coding sequence ATGGCATTTGAAATAGATTTAATTTCTCTTTTTTTTCAAGCAAGTTTGGTTGTCAAACTTGTTTTAATAACTTTACTAATTATCTCTTTTGTATCTTGGTGGTTCATTGTTGAAAAATATATAACTTTTAAGAGAGCAGAGCGAGATATATATGAATTCAATAAAATTTTTTGGACAAACAACGATCTTGAAAAAATTTTTACTAAACTTCAGAGAAAAGAAAAACTAATAGGTTTAGAGCAAGTTTTTGTATCTGGATTTAAAGAATTTAGTAAAAAAGCAAAAAAACCTCCAAATCTTGATCAAATTAAAAAAATTTTAGAAATAACTATTTCTAGATGCGAAGAAGAATTTTCTAAAAGGCTACCTTTTCTCTCTACCGCTGCCTCAGTGAGCCCCTATATAGGATTATTTGGCACTGTTTGGGGTATCATGAATGCCTTTGGAGGTTTATCTCAGTTAACGCAAGTTTCAATAACTGTTGTAGCACCAGGAATTTCTGAAGCTTTAATAGCGACTGCATTGGGTTTATTTGCAGCTATTCCAGCTTTGGTTTCATACAATTGGAATTTGAACAAGATTAATTCCTTTGTAAACGAGTACAGTAATTTCTCCGAAGAATTAATTATTATTTTTTCTAACCAAATTGATGAGAGCCAATAA
- a CDS encoding acyl-CoA thioesterase — MSSLKIRIYFEDTDAQGVVYNSNYLKFLERGRTEFLREIGYDQKQLLDNDIIFVVKKVSLDFIKPAELDDIIEVRSKIFGVKNVTFSFYQEVLDSNGLKILTADVKCGCLETNNKKPTKVPSKLLNSMMEKSNGI, encoded by the coding sequence ATGTCGTCATTAAAAATAAGAATTTATTTTGAAGACACTGATGCACAAGGAGTAGTTTACAACTCAAATTACTTAAAGTTTTTAGAAAGAGGTAGAACCGAATTCTTACGAGAAATTGGCTACGATCAAAAACAACTTTTAGATAATGATATTATTTTTGTAGTGAAAAAAGTTAGCCTAGATTTTATAAAACCAGCTGAACTAGACGACATAATAGAGGTTAGAAGTAAAATCTTTGGAGTAAAAAATGTCACTTTTTCCTTTTATCAAGAGGTTTTAGATTCCAATGGTCTTAAAATTTTAACAGCTGATGTCAAATGTGGATGTTTGGAAACAAATAACAAAAAACCTACTAAAGTACCTTCAAAGCTTCTTAATTCAATGATGGAGAAAAGTAATGGCATTTGA
- a CDS encoding YebC/PmpR family DNA-binding transcriptional regulator, which translates to MAGHSKWANIKHRKGRQDEKKQKIFSKLIRELTVASKLGGSEVADNPRLRLALDKALGANMPKDTIERAIARGSGDNDSGNLEEISYEGYGPNGVAVFIEAMSDNKNRTVAEIRHAFSKAGGSLGTDGSVGYLFKKKGQIIVRESNQEKLLDLLISEGIEDIESSDEELTIIYTDPNSIHNTKNALLKESIEVIETEIIMDSSQSIKLNSEETEKVLNLIESLEDLDDVQNVFSNAEFSLEGIN; encoded by the coding sequence ATGGCTGGCCATTCCAAATGGGCGAATATAAAGCATAGAAAAGGGCGGCAAGATGAGAAGAAACAAAAGATCTTTTCTAAGTTAATCAGAGAACTTACGGTAGCTTCAAAGCTTGGCGGTTCAGAAGTTGCTGATAATCCAAGATTAAGGTTAGCTCTAGATAAAGCCTTAGGGGCAAATATGCCTAAAGATACAATTGAAAGAGCAATTGCTAGAGGTTCAGGAGACAATGATTCGGGAAATTTAGAGGAGATTTCATACGAAGGATACGGACCAAATGGCGTTGCGGTATTTATTGAAGCAATGTCTGATAATAAAAATCGCACAGTAGCTGAAATAAGACATGCTTTTTCAAAAGCAGGAGGCAGCCTCGGAACTGATGGTTCAGTAGGTTATTTGTTCAAGAAAAAAGGCCAAATAATTGTTAGAGAATCTAATCAAGAAAAATTACTAGATTTATTAATTTCAGAGGGGATAGAAGATATTGAATCATCCGATGAAGAATTAACAATTATTTATACCGATCCAAATAGTATTCATAATACAAAGAATGCATTACTCAAAGAAAGTATTGAGGTGATAGAAACTGAAATTATTATGGATTCGAGTCAAAGTATAAAATTAAACTCTGAAGAAACTGAAAAAGTTTTAAATCTAATTGAAAGCTTAGAGGATTTAGATGATGTGCAGAATGTTTTTTCTAACGCAGAATTTTCTCTAGAGGGTATAAATTAA